In Natrinema amylolyticum, the following are encoded in one genomic region:
- a CDS encoding A/G-specific adenine glycosylase has protein sequence MSDAEAPADEWTLPDDPEAVREALIEWYEDDHRDFPWRRTDDPYEILVSEVMSQQTQLGRVVEAWESFLERWPTTADLAEADRADVVGFWTDHSLGYNNRAKYLHEAAGQVEDEYGGDFPETPEELQELMGVGPYTANAVASFAFNNGDAVVDTNVKRVLYRAFGVPDDDAAFEDAASELMPAGRSRVWNNAIMELGGVACEQTPRCDEAGCPWREWCGAYASGDFTAPDVPTQPSFEGSRRQFRGRVIGTLREYDELELDALGHRIRVDYAPDGEYGREWLTGLLTDLESDGLVDLERGEDGEPVARLRR, from the coding sequence ATGAGTGACGCCGAGGCACCGGCCGACGAGTGGACCCTGCCCGACGACCCCGAGGCCGTTCGCGAGGCCCTGATCGAGTGGTACGAGGACGACCACCGCGACTTCCCGTGGCGACGGACCGACGATCCCTACGAGATCCTCGTCAGCGAGGTGATGAGCCAGCAGACCCAACTCGGCCGCGTCGTCGAGGCCTGGGAGAGCTTCCTCGAGCGCTGGCCGACTACCGCCGACCTCGCCGAGGCCGACCGCGCCGATGTCGTGGGGTTCTGGACGGACCACAGCCTGGGGTACAACAACCGGGCCAAGTACCTCCACGAGGCCGCCGGACAGGTCGAAGACGAATACGGCGGCGACTTCCCCGAGACTCCCGAGGAGCTACAGGAACTAATGGGGGTCGGTCCGTACACGGCCAACGCGGTGGCGAGTTTCGCCTTCAACAACGGCGACGCGGTCGTCGACACGAACGTCAAGCGGGTGCTCTACCGCGCCTTCGGCGTTCCCGACGACGACGCGGCATTCGAAGACGCCGCGAGCGAGCTCATGCCAGCGGGGCGCTCGCGGGTCTGGAACAACGCCATCATGGAACTGGGCGGCGTCGCCTGCGAGCAGACCCCCCGCTGCGACGAGGCCGGCTGCCCCTGGCGCGAGTGGTGTGGTGCCTACGCCAGCGGCGACTTCACCGCCCCCGACGTTCCCACGCAGCCGAGTTTCGAGGGGAGCCGCCGGCAGTTCCGCGGCCGCGTGATCGGCACGCTCCGAGAGTACGACGAACTCGAGTTAGACGCCCTCGGTCACCGCATCCGGGTCGACTACGCGCCCGACGGCGAGTACGGCCGCGAGTGGCTCACGGGCCTGCTGACCGACCTCGAGTCGGACGGGCTGGTCGACCTCGAGCGCGGCGAGGACGGCGAACCCGTCGCGCGTCTCCGCCGCTGA
- a CDS encoding PAS domain S-box protein → MRYRAELESRRTYLALETAHEGISLLNADGNFTYVNREYADLYGYEPGEMIGNHWESLYPAGEADQVHEEILPNVHENGHWQGHTTGLRADGTTFPELHSLTETDDGGLVCVVQDISERQERERELELFRRLLDHSNDSVLVIDPETGAIRDVNDTACRRRGYAREELLGLTVPDIDTEMADRNAWQSHVAELRAAGQLTVDSAHRRRDGSTFPVEINVSYVDLERDYVLAIARDVTERRNRQRRLRESEQRYRTLAEHFPNGIVTLFDDDLEYTLAAGQGFADIPVDPDDVEGHGFDEPWDEATTAALEPAVRAALEGETRSVDLEYAGREWVVRTVPIADERGDIFAGMTVAQDITERKEYQRRLEETISRLEESNERLEQFAYAASHDLQEPLRMVSSYLQLIAGRYEESFDDDGREFLAFAIDGADRMREMIDALLEYSRVETRGDPLEPVELDAVVDDVREDLRLQIDESDAEIAVDSLPRVRGDASQLRQVFQNLLSNAIEYSGDEPPRIDITARRDGAEWIVSVADEGIGIDPADQDRIFEVFNRLHSREKYAGTGIGLALCERILERHGGEIRVDSAPGEGATFSVAIPAANG, encoded by the coding sequence GTGCGCTATCGGGCCGAACTCGAGAGTCGGCGGACGTACCTCGCGCTCGAGACCGCCCACGAGGGGATCAGTCTCCTGAACGCGGACGGGAACTTCACCTACGTCAACCGGGAGTACGCCGACCTCTACGGCTACGAGCCCGGTGAGATGATCGGCAACCACTGGGAGTCGCTGTACCCGGCGGGCGAAGCCGATCAGGTCCACGAGGAGATTCTTCCGAACGTCCACGAGAACGGACACTGGCAGGGTCACACGACCGGACTGCGAGCCGACGGGACGACGTTCCCCGAACTCCACTCGTTGACCGAGACGGACGACGGCGGCCTGGTCTGTGTCGTCCAAGACATCTCCGAGCGCCAGGAGCGCGAACGGGAACTCGAGCTGTTCCGGCGGCTGCTCGATCACTCCAACGACAGCGTCCTCGTCATCGATCCGGAGACGGGGGCGATACGGGACGTCAACGACACGGCGTGTCGACGTCGTGGCTACGCGCGGGAGGAACTGCTCGGGCTCACGGTTCCGGATATCGACACCGAAATGGCCGATCGAAACGCCTGGCAGTCCCACGTCGCGGAGCTCCGAGCGGCGGGTCAACTGACCGTCGACAGCGCGCACCGGCGGCGAGACGGGTCCACCTTTCCGGTGGAGATCAACGTCTCGTACGTCGATCTCGAGCGCGACTACGTGCTCGCCATCGCCAGGGACGTCACCGAGCGCCGGAACCGCCAGCGCCGGCTCAGAGAATCGGAACAGCGCTACCGGACGCTTGCCGAGCACTTCCCGAACGGCATCGTCACCCTGTTCGACGACGACCTCGAGTACACGCTGGCGGCCGGACAGGGATTCGCCGACATTCCCGTCGACCCGGACGACGTCGAGGGTCATGGTTTCGACGAGCCGTGGGACGAGGCGACGACCGCGGCGCTCGAGCCGGCGGTCCGGGCCGCCCTCGAGGGCGAAACTCGATCGGTCGACCTCGAGTACGCCGGCCGGGAGTGGGTCGTTCGTACCGTTCCGATCGCCGACGAACGCGGCGACATCTTCGCCGGGATGACGGTCGCCCAGGACATCACCGAACGCAAGGAGTACCAGCGCAGACTCGAGGAGACGATTTCGCGACTCGAGGAGTCCAACGAGCGCCTCGAACAGTTCGCCTACGCCGCCTCGCACGACCTTCAGGAACCGCTCCGGATGGTCTCGAGTTACCTCCAGCTCATCGCGGGGCGCTACGAGGAGTCGTTCGACGACGACGGCAGAGAGTTCCTCGCGTTCGCGATCGACGGCGCAGACCGCATGCGCGAGATGATCGACGCCCTGCTGGAATACTCGCGGGTCGAGACCCGAGGCGACCCCCTCGAGCCGGTCGAGCTGGACGCGGTCGTCGACGACGTCCGCGAGGATCTGCGACTCCAGATCGACGAGAGCGACGCCGAGATCGCGGTCGACTCGCTACCCAGAGTGCGAGGCGACGCCAGCCAGCTGCGGCAGGTGTTCCAAAACCTGCTCTCGAACGCGATCGAGTACAGCGGCGACGAACCGCCCCGGATCGACATCACCGCACGGCGCGACGGAGCGGAGTGGATCGTGTCCGTCGCCGACGAGGGAATCGGGATCGATCCCGCCGACCAGGACCGCATCTTCGAGGTGTTCAACCGCCTCCACAGCCGCGAGAAGTACGCGGGAACCGGAATCGGACTCGCGCTCTGTGAACGCATCCTCGAGCGCCACGGCGGCGAGATTCGAGTCGATTCCGCCCCCGGAGAGGGAGCGACCTTTTCCGTCGCGATACCGGCCGCCAACGGCTGA